DNA from Lineus longissimus chromosome 7, tnLinLong1.2, whole genome shotgun sequence:
aaaaatCGCGAAAGTTTCCTTACCTTGAATGGCGTTTGCATGGACACAGGTTTTGGCGGTGGAATATCATTCTTCGACAACATAATCTTTTTATGCGTCTTCCGCTCGAAAGTGAACTTTGGCAATTTAGCACCACGTGTTTGGATACCGGTTGGCGTGGCAACGTGTCGCATGTAGCGCCGTTTCTTTCGTGACGGTTCGTCATCGCGGGAGGCGCCACTATTGTTCATATCCTTACTCTCCGTACTCCGCTGATCGTCATCTTTCCCGTCAAAATTCTCATCACTGTCGCTTTGTTTTTCTTGCAGCAGGATATTAATACGCCGCTTCCTCCGACATTTACCCGTTTTCTTGGGCCCAGGTTCGACAATGTTGCTATGGCCACCCGGAGGACGACCAATCTTTCGTTTCTTCTTTTTACCGTAAAATTGAGCTGTAAAACAGATGTCAAAGTTCTTTCATAAAAATTCACAATCAAGACCACCTGTGATTGATTCAATGGACATGCTTCCCCTGCTTTGaaataaatgtgacccgctctaccaaaactaggcgcttgtcgcatctgaacttgacaggttgatacggacttgttgttcatttccctattgtagaccttttgtgaaatgtgaccaaatcagtttgtaatagatttcacaaaaggtctacaatagggaaatgaacaacaagtccgtatcaacctgtcgagttcagatgcgacaagcgcctagttttggtagagcgagtcacaaatgatCAAATGACCTTTTTATCCCCAAGGGGAGACTCCAAACGATCAGTGCTAATTTGAACGGACAAATATATGGGTAAATTTCAAATCACTGCTTCTATAAGAGAAATCCAAATCACTTCTGTGTGAGAACATCAACTGTTTTCACTTACTATATTTCGTTTTCGTGAGTTGTGAACAATTCTCAGGACACTGGCTGTCGACAAAGTGCGGACTGAAGAGATTAGGACAGCACTCTAACTTGATGCAGACCTGCCGACAGAACTCTTCGATCTGGTCAGCAGATTTACACAACTCGACCGTCGCTCGATAACTCTTCCCTTTATATCTGTGAGGTAAGAAATAATCAAACATTAGTTAATAGAGTTAAGAAAAGagttcgactcgagcagagGAGATGGGTGAAATGTCAGCGTTGTCCTTTTGCCTCCAAATTTCTAACCAGGCAAAAGGCAAGATGACAGGCCAACCTCACTAAATTGTAGTAGTGTCTTCCAATATAACACCCTCCACAAGgcaataaaagaaaaaaaaaatttttcgtAATTTTTATTTTGGGGGATTTCGTTAtgactttcaatttttttcaatcaaatttgttttaattttttcaaactgaagtTGAATATTCGcaaaaaatctgtgaaaataaaaactcCCACAAAATTATGCGGTCTTTACTTACTTGGCTTTGAGAATCTGTTGATGCATGTTAGGGTTAGGATCGCCCTCTAGCTGCAACTCCCGCAACACCCGACTAGATTTATACGCAACGTTTATCAACATCGATAGCACCTCTTTCAAAACAAGTATCACAGGACCGGGGCCGACACACTTGGGAAGCTCTGCAATGCGCCCCTTGCTCAGGAACGGGCCCGAGAAACACCGGTGGTTGTAGTAGATCTTGGGACACAAAGAACCCACTCCTGCTGAAATGAGACAAGTAAAAGCTTAAAGGTCGACGCTGATCATCTATATTGTATTTCCTCGTGGCGAAGGGAAACAGGGGGTGGGAGATACTTCAGTCCTTTCAGCCAGTCTGATGGGAACCACATGAATGTTTGAATCCAGAGCTGGGATAGGGTATGAACATGGTTTGAATAACAGAGATGAAATCCCTGCTTCTGTAGGCTCCTCAACTTACCTGGAGTCTCTCCGTTCCTCATCATGGAGAATGCTGCCGTGCGAAACTCCTCCGGGGTATCACCAAACGGCCGCCTGAAATAGACAAACAAAATATAAACAACATCTCATCATAACAAACAACGGCTGCCAACGTAAGCCAAGTCTTAAAGGACAACCCATCTTGGTAACTGAAAGACTGCACTTTTTCGGCGTCTTAAAACCTACAAACACGACCACACTTACTCTGGTTGGACAACTGCAACCCGTTTCTTCAAGCCCTTGGTGAATCCAGACCTCCTAGGCGGCTTTAACGGGTAGCTATTACTCTCGCACCAACCAACGGGATATATGTCATGTGACTCCACATCGACGATATGATTGGCTACAAGCTTTGTTGAGTTATCCAGATGTACCCACATCAAACGGTCGATGATTTTCGTGATTGTTGCAGCGCAGATCTGGTAGGGATGGGTCGGGTTGATTGCTTCTAGTTTCATTCCACGTTTGAACTCGTGGTCTGGGGTCTCCTGAAATGAGATTGAACGCATTGAGAATGGCACTCCACACTCATGATCAAACAAACACGGGTTACCTGGATCTCAGACGTTATCCTGCATTGTGCAATGGAGATTTGACATCAATGCTGTCGGCTTTGTGAAATCATTTCAGTTAAGGACTAAGATACTCACAGCAGTAAATATTTCTTCTGGCGCTGGCTCCGCTTTACAATGTTCACAGTAATCCGCCCAGTCGAAGTCCGGCTTGTTCCAACCGCCCGGAACCGTCAGACGGATACCCTTCCAAGAGCACCATTGGATCGGGAAAATATTGGGGGAGTTGGCATGGCAACAGACTTTGACACTCCTTCTCTCATCTCCTTCCCGAAGGTCGTCAATCTCCACGATGAAGTAATAGTCGTTGATGACATCGATGACCGTCCCGGCACAGAATTGCGTTTGGTTCTCAGGGTTGAGCACCTCCAGCTTCCAGCCCTTCTTGAATTTATGCTCGGGGATTTCTTCCTGGTCCTAGAAGTGATAAAAAAGATAATTTTCTCCGACAACTGAGATGCATAATTTTGGCATCATGTTCTTTTTGCCAACACTGACAACATGGCAAACATGTTTTTCGAGCCAAGGCGTTTGTCCCTTGAATGGCCAATTTGAATTCCTGTAAGGCATTTCTCCATGTCAGTTTGGATTTATCTGGCTGGTGTCTACATTTTTAGTTCACACCACATCGTGAACGACCAGTTTCTGGATTTCTGCCTATGGTGGCAAAAACTTTCCTTACCTTGAAAATATCTGTCGGTGGTTTGAAGTCGTCATAGTCCTTAATGGCACATTGTAAAATCTCCGACCACTCGGAATAGTTAGTGTGTTCCCTTTTGATAACTGAAATCAAACAGTCATTGAAAGAGTCAGGAACATAGAGTCATTTCATTTGAATACGTCAGACCAACTGGCACTTAATcaagtttttcatgcagatgacAAGTTTGTCGTTACTTTTTCAAGTCATATTTTCACAGTTCATGGACTTTAAATGTATTTTAAAGGGTTTTTGAGTCGTCTCAGAGCATTGGATGATGGTTTTAATGACTCAGCTTGGTCTAAATAACGATTCCCTACCTTCAGGAGGTCGATAGATACAATCATTTTCATGCGCCCAGCCAACAGGATGCACCCGCGAATGGAGGTAGAACAACCAGAAATCGTGTACCGCAGTATTGGTGCCTTCATATCTCATCAGGAGGCGCCCACCGACGTTTTCTAGCACCTTGACGATCCAGACAGCCTGGCGATAGAGCTGGTGCTGAATTTCTAATCTCATGCCCTGTTTGATCTGATCCACTGGAGTGGTTCCTGTTTTCTGAAATATGagaatttcaaaacttttactCTTATGCCCATCTCCGCGAGTCCTTAGGTATTATTTGCCCAATTTGATCTTTCGTTGACCTACCTTATCAAGAAGATACGACGGTGCTGTTCTCGCCCCGGTCAACGTCTTCACCAAAAACTCCTTCCAGTTGTCGTACTTGTATTTGATCGCTTCCGGAGGCTGAAGTCTCTTCCCATTGGCCGCGCACCAGCCAATCGGATGCATGTCCGCGTTCAGTACATCGCACCAGAAATCGGCAACGTTGTCCTCGCCATAGCCGTCATATCTCAGCCGGAGAAGCGGCCCGCATGTCATGATTACCGAAGCcacccaatacgtatcaacatTTGACTTGTTAGCGACTTCGAGTTTCATGCCTTTTAGGAAACCACTTTGTAGGCTGTTTTCGACGTGTTT
Protein-coding regions in this window:
- the LOC135491730 gene encoding scm-like with four MBT domains protein 1 isoform X1, giving the protein MANNRNPGEGPNRRPVPTPLTIPTLNIPVVTKSVRSPNMNLMPHPPRSPVISQPLQVPRSPVISQPVTNTNVQGVRGQAPGTLIQAMPGVTQAPATGVSVGPIQVPNSAPNLTSITASGAGNPNIPVNTQGYQQVMPIQLLAIPQTQSSSGGPNQQRFQLISTQHSQQVFKNQIPPGAVLLQNPPGQQLLAPTSTSTFQPLKIPNVPQPMHTMTSSVSSSAAFSSPVVTVTTAQNMPQIAPTMSAPPKMMPSGPCLNIPKVRLHHPAQQQNTPLTVSTPAAASHPLPMTVGPIPVLKPVSPNRPQLTPVSQNPPQLSPHTPSHPAPKPRPEPDVKPSTSTDMPMNLKTVPKLESGDQKSIFPDVGLQEIEKKIKQEAMDVDDPQQDLSTSIEEEIEIPVEYNSPDFVWEEYLEETGATAAPPTSFKHVENSLQSGFLKGMKLEVANKSNVDTYWVASVIMTCGPLLRLRYDGYGEDNVADFWCDVLNADMHPIGWCAANGKRLQPPEAIKYKYDNWKEFLVKTLTGARTAPSYLLDKKTGTTPVDQIKQGMRLEIQHQLYRQAVWIVKVLENVGGRLLMRYEGTNTAVHDFWLFYLHSRVHPVGWAHENDCIYRPPEVIKREHTNYSEWSEILQCAIKDYDDFKPPTDIFKDQEEIPEHKFKKGWKLEVLNPENQTQFCAGTVIDVINDYYFIVEIDDLREGDERRSVKVCCHANSPNIFPIQWCSWKGIRLTVPGGWNKPDFDWADYCEHCKAEPAPEEIFTAETPDHEFKRGMKLEAINPTHPYQICAATITKIIDRLMWVHLDNSTKLVANHIVDVESHDIYPVGWCESNSYPLKPPRRSGFTKGLKKRVAVVQPERPFGDTPEEFRTAAFSMMRNGETPAGVGSLCPKIYYNHRCFSGPFLSKGRIAELPKCVGPGPVILVLKEVLSMLINVAYKSSRVLRELQLEGDPNPNMHQQILKAKYKGKSYRATVELCKSADQIEEFCRQVCIKLECCPNLFSPHFVDSQCPENCSQLTKTKYTQFYGKKKKRKIGRPPGGHSNIVEPGPKKTGKCRRKRRINILLQEKQSDSDENFDGKDDDQRSTESKDMNNSGASRDDEPSRKKRRYMRHVATPTGIQTRGAKLPKFTFERKTHKKIMLSKNDIPPPKPVSMQTPFKHVKPEDRLCLDSNPLEWSVDDVVMFIKDTDCASLARLFREHEIDGQALLLLTLPTVQEHMELKLGPAIKLCHHIERVKIAFYEQFAK
- the LOC135491730 gene encoding scm-like with four MBT domains protein 1 isoform X2 — its product is MANNRNPGEGPNRRPVPTPLTIPTLNIPVVTKSVRSPNMNLMPHPPRSPVISQPLQVPRSPVISQPVTNTNVQGVRGQAPGTLIQAMPGVTQAPATGVSVGPIQVPNSAPNLTSITASGAGNPNIPVNTQGYQQVMPIQLLAIPQTQSSSGGPNQQRFQLISTQHSQQVFKNQIPPGAVLLQNPPGQQLLAPTSTSTFQPLKIPNVPQPMHTMTSSVSSSAAFSSPVVTVTTAQNMPQIAPTMSAPPKMMPSGPCLNIPKVRLHHPAQQQNTPLTVSTPAAASHPLPMTVGPIPVLKPVSPNRPQLTPVSQNPPQLSPHTPSHPAPKPRPEPDVKPSTSTDMPMNLKTVPKLESGDQKSIFPDVGLQEIEKKIKQEAMDVDDPQQDLSTSIEEEIEIPVEYNSPDFVWEEYLEETGATAAPPTSFKHVENSLQSGFLKGMKLEVANKSNVDTYWVASVIMTCGPLLRLRYDGYGEDNVADFWCDVLNADMHPIGWCAANGKRLQPPEAIKYKYDNWKEFLVKTLTGARTAPSYLLDKKTGTTPVDQIKQGMRLEIQHQLYRQAVWIVKVLENVGGRLLMRYEGTNTAVHDFWLFYLHSRVHPVGWAHENDCIYRPPEVIKREHTNYSEWSEILQCAIKDYDDFKPPTDIFKDQEEIPEHKFKKGWKLEVLNPENQTQFCAGTVIDVINDYYFIVEIDDLREGDERRSVKVCCHANSPNIFPIQWCSWKGIRLTVPGGWNKPDFDWADYCEHCKAEPAPEEIFTAETPDHEFKRGMKLEAINPTHPYQICAATITKIIDRLMWVHLDNSTKLVANHIVDVESHDIYPVGWCESNSYPLKPPRRSGFTKGLKKRVAVVQPERPFGDTPEEFRTAAFSMMRNGETPGVGSLCPKIYYNHRCFSGPFLSKGRIAELPKCVGPGPVILVLKEVLSMLINVAYKSSRVLRELQLEGDPNPNMHQQILKAKYKGKSYRATVELCKSADQIEEFCRQVCIKLECCPNLFSPHFVDSQCPENCSQLTKTKYTQFYGKKKKRKIGRPPGGHSNIVEPGPKKTGKCRRKRRINILLQEKQSDSDENFDGKDDDQRSTESKDMNNSGASRDDEPSRKKRRYMRHVATPTGIQTRGAKLPKFTFERKTHKKIMLSKNDIPPPKPVSMQTPFKHVKPEDRLCLDSNPLEWSVDDVVMFIKDTDCASLARLFREHEIDGQALLLLTLPTVQEHMELKLGPAIKLCHHIERVKIAFYEQFAK